A region of Allocoleopsis franciscana PCC 7113 DNA encodes the following proteins:
- a CDS encoding DUF3386 domain-containing protein, whose protein sequence is MTEQTSARELFQAAYENRYTWDANFPGYRADIEIKQGDEVYKGEVRINGDLTVEVAGIEDEKVQESVYNQMRDIVTHRKRSSFEKAHGKNEFSLGETDATGAVEIRVKGDAMGSNYKVRGTEICQVSRVMGPMAFTINTNESLDTGEGYVSTGYNAIFREAKTGNLKTKREFEETYEKVGNYYVMTRQVVHAIDGDNRLTTEFGFSNIKLLEPVAV, encoded by the coding sequence CCAGCGCTCGTGAGTTGTTTCAAGCTGCCTACGAAAACCGCTACACCTGGGACGCCAACTTCCCAGGTTACCGTGCGGATATCGAAATTAAGCAGGGTGATGAAGTCTACAAGGGGGAAGTTCGGATTAATGGTGACCTTACAGTAGAAGTTGCTGGCATTGAAGACGAAAAAGTTCAAGAAAGCGTTTATAACCAAATGCGGGATATTGTTACCCACCGTAAGCGCTCATCCTTTGAAAAGGCTCATGGCAAGAATGAATTTAGCCTCGGTGAAACAGACGCTACTGGTGCTGTAGAAATTCGGGTCAAGGGCGATGCCATGGGGTCGAATTACAAAGTCCGAGGTACCGAAATTTGCCAGGTGAGCCGGGTGATGGGACCGATGGCGTTTACGATTAATACCAATGAAAGCTTAGATACCGGGGAAGGCTATGTTTCCACAGGCTACAACGCCATCTTCCGAGAGGCTAAGACGGGCAATCTCAAGACCAAACGAGAGTTTGAGGAAACCTATGAGAAAGTCGGCAATTATTATGTCATGACGCGCCAAGTCGTTCACGCGATCGATGGAGACAATCGACTCACTACCGAGTTCGGCTTTTCTAATATCAAACTCCTCGAACCCGTAGCGGTTTAA